atttatttattaatgagaaacacagaggggcagagacataggcagaggaagaggcaggctctctgtgggaaacttgacgcaggactcgatcctaggaccttgggaccatgaccactgagtcacccaggtgcccccctgagatgtttttaaagggaagacattaatatttttatggatgGGTAGGAGTCAGTCTGAGGTTGACAGATCCTTCAGCAAATTTCTTAGTCCTAGCTAGCAAAATTGTGAAGCCAATTGCCCATCTCTCACCCCTTTTCATCAATATATTTAAGTTTCTCTGGTGTGCATACTAAGGAATGTGATCCACAAATGATTTATAATTCCCTTTTCATTGTCTGTCTTCTCCATTAGACTGTAAGAAACTAAAACACGGGGACCAGCCAGCCACACCTATCTTGGTCATAGTTAGGTGACCAAGATAGCTAGATAGACCCTTGTAGCTAATACAGGCTCTGGCATTTATAAGTGTTCAAACATCTTttcaaggaatgaatgaatgaatgaatgaatgaatcaatcaatcaatcaatcaaatgtTGTTTGGAGAGCTAAGTAAATCAGATAAGCTGACACTCTGAGAGGAAGCAGTTGCCAACAGGGAGGTTTCTCATGGTTGGGATGTGGCCACTATCTCAAGCTTTCCCAGAACCATTAAATACCTTTCACCTGTGCTGAAGGCAATTCTGTTGGAAGTGTGTGCAAAACAAGAACATCTAATTGCTCTGactaaaataagacatttatgCCAAATACAAGCTGTTTTCAAGAAGCTGAAATACTTCCTGGAGCCTGCAATTTTTACCAAGGTGTGGAACTTGGCCCTTAGAAGCAGGTTGCGCTGTGCCCAGTGGGTGTGGGATTGGGGCAAATCATACCGGGTCTTCCCACAGAAACATCCTGATGCAAGAGGAATTGGGAAAAATGAACAAGCAAGGCCTCAGTAGAGCCCTGAGCTCCAGCTGGACATGTATGTTATCCGGTAACTCTCACTTGGGGAAAGTGCATCTGGTGACTGGCATGAGGAACCCAAAAGGCTTGGAGCTTCTGCCCTAAGCCACAGTTGACAGAGCTGAGCGTGGTCTCCTCCCAGCATGAGCTCACCCTAGCCTGGGGCTTGTCAATATGGAAAACATCCCGGGGACTGTCTCTGGAGCAGGCAGTCACTTATCTGCAGCTTTGCAGCTGTGGCTTCGGTGCTGGGGAGTGTTAGCACTGAATTTATAAGATAAAATGCAAGCCGAAAGCAGGGAAGAACAGTGAGAGGAGCCTGAGTAAGTCCTAGAAGGGCAGTTGAGCTCAAGACAACTTGAGTTATTTCCTGACCAACTATGAAGGCCTAAGTTCAAGTCCCAACCCTGCCATGTGATAGCTCCACGCCCTTAGGCAAATCTTTTAATCTcagtgtttctttgtttttttttttttagatctatttatttatttgagagagagagagagagagagagagagagcaagtggggcagaagctgaggaagaaaaacaagcagaCTCAACTGAGTTCGGAGCACGAAgcaggccttgatcccatgaccctgggatcacgacctgagccaaaatcaaaaacaggacacttaactgacagagccacctgggtgcttCTAACCTTGGtcttcttatctgtgaaatgggagcaaGCATGCTGACCTCAGAGTTGTAAGGATCAGATAAGATGGCAGATATAAAAGCTCTTTGTAAACTGCCAAGTGCTAGATCAATATGGATTGTTATGCCACAGTGTCCCCTTGAGCACAGTGCTATGGTCTGCAGCACTTGATGGATCTAGTAGCTCACTGCCAGGATAGCATAAAAGAGCACCCAACTGGGAGAAAAGAAGGATGTTCCTTACACAGCCTGAAGCAAAATAAGAAGagcttcaagttacattacataattctttttaattatagaagAAAGCATTTCTAAGCACacactggaaaacaaaaaatctcAGTGGGTAGgagtctttaaaatataaaaaaaaaatcacttgggaCCATCTTTATGGCCTTAGAACGTAAGGCTCTAGGTGAGCCTTTCATTCGGCATGAATGTTCCTACTGATTTCCCTGGAGTCTGTCACTGGCTCTGGTTAAGGCCCTGGAGGGCTTGCTGGTAAACAGGagcaaaatacacacaaatgtagTTCCAGTTCTTCGGAAGGAAGAGAATGCAGACTGTTGTGGCTGATAAATTTCTTGCTACCTTCTCTGTGGGGAGATGTGACACCCACCAGAGCAAGATTTGTTGATGTGTAAATATGTGCGTACACGTGTTCACTGTGCCAGGGCAGTGGGGCCACTGTGGGACATCTTGCCTTGAAAGGCTTTCTTGCGGGGCTTTGTCTGTTTCCTCCTCCAGTGTCACATTTCGTGCAGTGAGTGGTTCCTTATGGAATGCACTGCATGGAGTCCCCCCACAGTCCCCACCAGGACCTGCAGACCTCTGGTTTCCCATCGCTACATTTACTTCTTGATACCACCAACTTTGTGCAAAGGGTGCTCCGAGCTTGGTGCTGGGCAGAGGCTCTGCTTACAAATCTGAGAGGGCACAAGGCAATCTTTATGCAACCTGACctgcccatcctcccctcctTGCCCAGGCCAAGAATAGTCAATGATCATGTTCTGGAAGAAACCCCACCTTGTCATGGTGTGCTCTGAGCCAAGAGGAGTGGGAGCGGAGCAGGAGGTGAAGGCAGGAGGCCAAGCCTAAGAGCCCGAAGCTCCAAAGTTAGAGGGTTTGGATCAGGTCTGATACATCACTAATctagcccccacccccaaacactgGCTTAAGCCTGATGATACTCAGCGAAGAGTATATTTCCACACCTCTGATGCTTGCTGGGTTTCAATACCATGCACATAAATACATAAGAGTGTGTTCAGAGAGGctctgtttttaaatgaatatttacatgTAAACGTGCATTTCTAAGAAAACAACACCCAACTGTCTGTGTGAACCCTTGTGTGCACCTTTATCTACGTGAGAGTGCTTTTGTAGAGTAGATACAAATCTGATCCCTACTGTAAACATCAGTGGCTTCTAAAAGCCCTTGGGATAAAGACCCAAATCTTTAATGTGGCCTAAAAGTCCCTTCACATGTGGCATCTGTCTGCCTCTTGCGGGCTTACCCCATACCCTGCttcattctccctctctgcaCACCAACTAAACTGACCTTTGCTCGGTTGTCTCATGCACCAGGTTTCCTCTTACCCCAGGACATTTGCACAAGCTTTTCTACCTGAGTGGCATGCtcttatctcctttctttttcaagagaTTATCTAGCTATCCTTCAGCTCCTAGTTGAAACCTCACTTCTTTGTGGGGTTGTGAGCCTTTACCGAACTCTCAGAATTAGTCAGATTCCCTCAAAACACCACAAATCTCCTCTGCAGCACTAACGACAGTTGCAACTTggcatgcattttttaaaagttctctctcATCACATACAAACTCCATAAGGGCACAGATGAACTGTTTTTATTCACTCACTGTGCTTCAACATCTAACAGTTCTTGGCACTTAATAGGAATTTAGTACGCATGCTTTAATCAAGGACATATAGACTCACCAAGGAAAAGGGGTCTGCACACGGACTTGTGCCTATGTAGGTAGCAGTGGGACCACGATTACAAGACGTGGCATGTTTGCTCACACGAAAGTATGCTTAGGAATCTCTATGTGTGTATTTCTCTAAGGTTTAGGTCTGAGTCTATGTGGCCATATAGCTATGTGGAAATGCGCTTGTGTGGATTTATGTTGATATAGGTATAGGCATCAACAtaaaattctgtgtgtgtgtgtgtgtgtgtgtgtttatttgggTGTGTGCAGCTGTGTGTAGAGGTGTATGGGTCAATATGTATGAATCATACTCTTCTCTGTAGTGGGTGGGACCCCCATCAGGTTTCTAAGTAGGAGGGTTTATGTACATTGGGCAAATAGATTCATATAGACTTTAATATAGTTTGATTTAACCAAGGTTTGGTGTCAGGGAGGAAGGAGCACTGGAGTAGTAGTCTATCACTGCAGCAAAATCCCTTGTCTTCCTGTGCTGCTACCTCCCGGTATATTGAAGAGGGTTTGGGACTAGGCATTTTATTGTCAGTCAGAGTAATTCTTTATCACATACAAATTGTTTTCATCTACATTGTTTTATTTGGCAACACAGGAAAGTCAGGattcgatttatttatttgtttatttgataggatgattttttgtgtgtgtgtgaacgtATGCAACTGTACAGGATCATTTCTTTTGTATGCCTACATTTTGTGTTCTTCAGTGGAAAGGACGGGGAAGGGAAGACAGTGCTAGCATTAGGTTCCCGAATTGCCTCAGAGCACCTGCGTCGCAGTCCTCTGGGAGTCGTCGTGGCAAAATGCAGATTGCTGGCTCCCAACCAGAGTCCTGTCAGATCAGAGTCTCAGAGACGGGGGTCATGAATATGCATTTTCTCAGAAATTCCCCCAAATCATTTTTTGGGACCCActgcagtaaaataaaatagcGCCAAGAAACTCCTACCTATACTGACATCACTAACCCTTCCACGATCCTATAGAAAGAGATTTCTAAGGCTGGCCACCTGAGGCCCTTGAGGCTGGCCCTCAGTTCTGTTAGGTTGAGGAGGCCAGGTGATTGTTTGGaatcacagagacacagaggtgaaacaagaaagaaatctgaatgtTGTGAGCAGAACAGGCTTAGAGTTGGCAATGCATCTCTGCACTGTGGGCACTTCTCAACCaaattgaaaacaatgaaaaCCCACCAACAGATTATCAGGGTTGTCTGCAGTATTTAAGACCATCTAATAggattttcataaataaagagGAACACTAGACGGTAGAACAGAGGCAGAATGGGTCCAATGAAGAAAACTCTCTAGACAAAGGCAGTTACAGTTGAAAGAAGGCAAGAGTTCCCTAGGCCTCTAATTTTGCTTTGTCATGAGTATTGCTGTTGTGATTTTAAacactgttttctcttcctgaagAAGTGAATATATTCAGAAACATCAGTCTTCCCCTCTCAGcactggaaaaataataataaaacaagccAGGAGAGATGGTCCTCTCGTGGTGCCTGGGCTACCTTGTCACCGACCCCACCTCTTAGAGCCTGGGCTTTCTTAGTACACTTAGGAAGTAATGGGCTTGCTCACCGCCCATGCCATCTGGATATTCTCTATGGTGAAACCTCAGATACGAGTACAGACCTGGGCAGAGAGATGGGAAAAGCACCCCAAAGCCAGATGTCACGGGCTTCCTGCCATGACAGTCAGGATTTGACTCAGCGCAAACCAATGTGCTGGTACCAGGCGGCCCACCTCTGCTTCCTACCTGGTGGGGGAAGCTCAGAAACACTGCCTGAATGATGGTGAAAGACAGGGTGCTGCCCGCTTTCAGGGCAATCTGGTGTCCTCGTTCATACTTAGCCACAGCCTACCCTCGATGGCAGGGGCTTGCCTCTCAGTTGCAAGGCTCAGAAATTAATCAGGCCTCATGAAAGAATCCCTGGAGAATAAAACAAAGCATGCCCATTAAAAATGccttctcaggacacctgggtggctcagtggttgagcatctgcctttggctcaggtcgtgatcctggatcctgggatggagttcccacatcagggtccccgtagggagcctgcttctccctctgcctatgtctctgcctctctccctgtgcctctcatgaataaaaaaataaaatcttttaaaaaatgaaataaaaataaaaatgccttctcatcattttcttctttttctcttaactgACCCCACAAGGGGGGAAGATGGCATATCCTAGCAATAAAGCACATGGGCTCTGTTTCACTCCAGTGGACTGCGTCATTGTTGGCAACTTAGCTAACCCCTTCaagtctcagtttccctatttataaaatgggtaGAAACACAATTGTACCCATTCTGTAGGGTTAGGGTAAGCACTAAATGAGATCACTCGCAAAAACCACCAAGCATGATACCAAGTTCATAGTATCCCTCTGGAGTTCATAGTCATTATTCTCCCAAGAGGTGCTCTGTGGATAGAAATCTGCTGTTATACTTTTCATGTAGTAGGTATTGGTCACTATGTAACTTGAATGGACTTATTTTAACATAAATCAACTGGCTGGGTTGGAGGCATTTAACGATGCAGCAAGAACCTCACCCGAGGAGTTTAGTGATTATGCTCTGAAAGCAACTAGAGCCCATTTGCAGAAAGCATGCTTTCAAAGAGACAAGTATGGCAACACCTTTTTGTCAACTAGCAAGGAAGAGAGGGGACATTCTGTATAAATGACAGAATTTATCTCCATAAACTTATTCATCAGAATGTGATCCTTGGGGATCAAGGGAACTTTAGAATGTTAGAAACACTTGGGGGAACTTGCtagaatgcagattcttgggccccTGCTCAGATTTCCCAATCCAGATGCTCTGGGAGTGATGGTCCTCTGTACCCCCAAAGTTTGAAAACTGCTGGCCGCTTCTATTGTCAGGCCAGTTATGATACCtggattatattatatataaaagatattcaaGGAGGCATTTGCAAAATTATTATCAGTGGGATCAAAGTTGTATTCATAATCTAATTCATTTTCgtttaaaaatatacctataCGCATTGCATCGCCACGCTCAGGACAAAGACTGGAAGCATATACAACACATATAACAATGGCTCTCTCGAGGTGCTAATGTTATGTGTGATTTATCTCATTTtgtgatttcatatatttttaaatgttctacaAAGGGCATCTATTACCcttctaatgagaaaaaaaaaatgtgattttgaaataaaagcatTGTGGCCAGATGTGCCGCATCAAATACTTCCTGAAATCGTACAGAATTctggaaaaaggaaacacaagaTTCATGGAAACCAAACTATCTCTCATCACAGATGATGAAAACAGGTCTAGAGAAGGAGAGTGACCTGTCCGAGGTGGCCCTACTGGTTAGTGGCTGGGCTGTGAGAGACCCCAGGTCTCTAGGCTCTTGGACCAGAGGGCTTTGAAGTGCTCCGTGCTTTCCAGGGAcctgcctccttttcttcctgcccTGTGAGGGTGACGGAAAAACTACAGGAAGTGCACTGATTCTGAGGGTGGAGAAGTATGTAATAGCCTTTGCAGAGAGGACTTTGCAGCTCTCATTATTCTCTCTCTGGGAGTTAGTAGGTCATTTGCAAAAGGCATGGGAAGAGCAGCTGATGAAAAGGTCTAATAGTTTGGAAAACTGCTTAAccttatttctctatttctggaTTTCCCCCCATGGCCAAGGACTGTTGAGATCCTGATTTCCCCCGGAGGTTTCCTGTTTAGGAATGCAGTGAAACCTCTGAAATCCAGAGGAATTGGGGAGAAGGCCAGCTGGAATTAGGGAACGGTCTGAATACTTTTTAAGAACATTCAGGTCTATTGTTTTCAAGGACATGGAGGCACAGATTTGGAAGGAGCTTAGTCCAGCTCCTGCTCTGTGCAGGAACCCTTTGTACTTCACACCACACAGAGCTTTATTTGGGCTTCTCCGAATGCTTCCAATGACAGGAAGCTCACTATTCTGATAGATAACCTACTTcacttttaaagtcttttttttcacCTGAGCGGGGAATCGACCTTCCTCTGAGCTTCTGCTTGCCTTTCGGTATTCATGTAAAATTGATATGCTCCTTTTCCCCAGATGGTCCTTAAATATTTGAAGGCAGGTATCATGCATCAAATAGGTCTTCACAACATTCTCCTCTGCCAGCTGGCCACCCCCAAGATACTCAGTCATTATTTATATGACAAATGTCATCAATTCTAATTAGAATTACAAACTAGTGTCTCTACTTAGCTTCTAAATTAATGGTTATACAAATTCATACCTGAGCAGAGCTTAGAGACCACCTGCACTGGCCTCGTGATTTTACAGACAAGCAAGATGAGGTCCACTGAGGAGAACTGCCTGACccaacatgagagagagagagaaagagagagggagaaagagagagagagtggagaccTGGAACCTAACGGCATGAATTCCCAGTGCCGGCCTCTTTCACCCTGCCTCCTATTATTCATAAGATACCAGTATTTCTTAAGCCCTTGAGAGTGCTTGGGAAGTTTGTTCTCTTAGGTATTTCAAAAATGCCTCCTTCAAATGATATTTGCACTGTCAATGAAGGAGGGATTAGAGCAGGGCAGAACTTATTGGACATTACGCTGTCCGTGCCGTCTCGTTCCAAGTGCATCCATGGCTCTCTGCTGTCCAAAGACTATCTCCCTTACCCTAGAATTCGATAGCTCCAAATGGATGGTGCACCTCCAGGGCCGCCTAGCCCTGCCTCACTTCCCATCGGGTCTAGGTTCCCGCTCCATTTCAGAGAACTTCCCAACTTCAGAAGCAAAAATGATTTCCCAGGATGTGAGGCAGGCTGCATTTCTGCTCTAGCCCATGCTTGTTTTCAAGTGTGAAATCCTCTTTTCACCTTTGCCCAATTCTCgatgaaaagacaaagcaaagaCTCAGAGAAACAAACTAGACACTTGGGTGATTGGTTTCCTGTCCCAGTCCCCAGCAACCCTGCAGTCACATGCTTCGAAGGGCAcattcctccctgccccagcccataGCAGCCTCCCTCTTCTCTCACCGAGGTATTGCGTTTCCAGTTCTTATGCCCGTTCTGGCATGGATTATGAGCTGCCTTGTGCTGCTTCCTGGTCTGCATGGGTTTGGACCCACGGAGACCTGGGTTCCAGTCCTGACTCTGCAGCTAGCTGGTTTGTGAGTCTTTggaaagttacttaatctttccaAGCCTCTGTTGTCACATCTGTTAAGAGAGGACAATTATATTGCCTACATCATAAGGCTATCAAGATGATGTAATGCCTAAAAAGGTGTCTAGAACTGTCTGGATCATTTAGTAAGATTCCAGAAAAGGGATCTCTTTAGTATTATTAATCTTATGCTACAGAAGTGTATACTCTTCTCATGCTGCACACAGTAGGGGCTGCATAAATGGCCCTGATCGATCCAGCCTGAGTTTCTTTTGGTAGTAGTTTCATCAGAAATATTCTAAGCATTGCTTGTCAACAGTCCCCACTTCCCAGCTCCTTTTTCCCCAGATTCCTTCCCCCCAAGAGTGACCTCAGTGGGGAGGCCCACCCTGGCCTGCCACTTTGCACACCTGTCAGCTTGCATCTCAGGATAAGGTTCTCACTTGACAGACTCTGAGAACTTGCTGTCCAGGCAAAGAAAACTTTAGGATGATGAATCCAACACAAACCTTATGTAACCAACCTGTCAGcaaacagagggacagagggacactGACAAATGCCTACCCGCCTCCCCCCACTCAAAGCGCAAAACAAAAGATGACAGAAGGCAAGGGATTGAGCAGTACGTAAAATGCTGTTTTGTCAAGACTCTTAAAACTCATcgaagtttttatatttaaaggatTCCTAAAGGAACACGAATATGGCTAAACATCCTTGTACccaaattttaagtgaaattatattaGATGCTTCTCTAGCCAAAAGAATATAGATacaacttttttgttgttgttgttaatcacGTTTATTGTCCACAGGACTTACAACGGTGACagaaaagtttacatttttttctccttgaaatttcTACCCGGAGTGGCTTATAATTCCTGGTGGGTCGAGGAAGCATGCATCTCTTCCCcgctcctccctgtccccccgcCTCCCCAACGCTGAGGATATCCTAGTAGACTCTTGCTGAGTAAAAGAACAATTCTTTCTCTTATCCCTATTGTGGTTATTTGGTCATTGCCTGAATTCTGCGCTAAGGACCTGAGAGCAGTAACACCCACTGACATGAGTTTGTTCTGTGACAGCCCCAGGGAAAGAAAGCTGCCACCATGGAGGGCGAGGACAGAAGTCAATGGCCATGCAGTGGAGGGAAGACATCTGTTCCAGGAATAACAGCTGACAGCTGGGTTCTACGGCTGCAGCCCCGTCTCTGACATCCTTGGCTTCTTACCTTGGGCAGGTCATTCCCCCTCACAGATTTTTCGTCTCTTTGGACGCCAAATGCTTTCTATGGGCTCTTTCAAGTCCAAGATCCTGTGAGGCCACCAGGAGGGTGAAGACTGGCTGGAGAAGCTGCCCGCACCTCTGGGTGTGGGGCCCAGAGCAGGAGGAGAATGTGAGAAGAGGCAGCAAAGCCCttggagaaaaagtaaaagcGCTGAagggcacacacacactctccaatTTGCCACTGCACGTCCTGAAAACTCGGGCACCTAGCTTTCTCCCGAGAGCTGCATGTGCACCCGGACACCCATCACTGCGCTGACAGGAAGCAGAGGAAGCCAAAGCTTCTCTGGTTGGGGACCTTGGCTGggacagaagggaagagagaagtggAGTCGGCTTCGTGAGCGGGTGCAATGGCAATGAACCTGCAGGCTGATCCTCTCCAGGCTGCCGTTGCCAAGGAGGACGGTCCACTCGGTCAAACCTGGGCCAAGCTCCGGCTCAGACACACGGGCAAAAATAGAAAGGGggtgggagaagaaatgtgtttacTTTTGTGATTTTCCCTCATGTGCCTCTTAACGGTACTAGAATCTCTCCACAAAAAGGCAGTAGACTCACAGGCCTCGCCTCCATGGATAAACCCTACCAAACAATGCACATCCCCACAAATACAGTCAGTGTCGGGGCGGCTGGAAGGTGAGTTGGGAAGGCAGCAtggcagggtggaggggtggagggaagagcgCCGGCCCGGGGTCTGTCACTAACCCAGTGAACCATGGAAAATCCCTCTCGGATGCTCTGCAAAATCAAGCGGCTGCCCTGTTTAGATTTTGGAACCTTGGATctgtggttctcaaccaggggtgatTTCACCCCTCACGGAGTATTTGGCAAGGTCTGGAGACAGTTTCGGTTGTCACAGTTCAGGGGGTGCTGCTGGCATCTGATGGGTagagaggccagagatgctgttGAACATCTGACCATGCACAGGACAGGCCCCCGCCCAGAAAATTACCTGGCCCGAGACGTTAACAGTGCCAAGGCTGAGAAGCCTGGCTGGCTTTATATCGaagtgaggaagagagacagaaggaggaggaaggtttACAATCTCGTTTTGAGGTCATGAGGTATTTATTCATCGGTTAAGTGTTTTCCAGCTTTCTCCCTACGACCAATGCCCTTTTCGGTTTCCCTTGGAATGACAAGGGCTCTGTCTGGGTAGCTTGTGCATAAGAGcttcttcctttatctttaaaatgccaAACCTGACACAGTACGAAGATCTCCACTATATATAGATCTGCAGCCAATATATGACATAAGCAGCTGTTAAACAAGTAGGACTAGAAGGTGAGCAGTGGGGGCGCGTGGAGGGACAAAGCAGATGCCTGTAACTCCGTTTCTGTGAGTCAGTGTTTCTGATGTAACAACACAGAATCATCACCATAGGACCAGGGAGACAAGCTATGCTGACGGCAGGCACAACTGCTCTGAGGCACTGGCATTGAGAGAGATACAGGTTCGCAGCAGCAGAgtcaaaggcaaaggaaagggtTAAGCAATCAGTGCGTGCCATTCCTGTATCATTCCATATTAAGTCCCTGGGCAGTTATTTATTACAAATAGTTACCTGCGGTTTCCAGTGGGGGGAGGCGACCACACTCCAGTCAAGGGGTTTTGGAGAAACAGGTGCAATGAAGTCATGGTCAAACAATTTATTTACTGTAAACTTTAGACTTTGCTCAGGAACACAACTGAAGCTGCCCCTCAAATCCCTGCCTACAACAACACCCTGTTTGAGCAAATAAGAGGGGCCAGCAGAGTCCGTGTTCACAGCTGAAAGGTCCGAGATACTCAAGATCCTCCAGTGCAAGGGTGCAGGAAGAAAAGACTCCTTCACATACAGATGACCAGCAGCAATATATATTACCCCTAATACTTGATCAATGAGGTAGATCCACGGAAAAGTCATCAAAACATAGCAGCCCCAGGTCCTCTGGGACCAAAGCCCTTCAGACACAAACTTACACGTTCCATGCAAAAAAGGAACTGAACTGTACAACAAACAATCACTCGaatatgctttctcttttttttacagcttaaaaaaataaaaaaaaaaggcagaaggccGTCCCTCCTCCTGCACATCTCTAtacaattttattctaaatttattaCACTCAAGTTAAATAGTCTGTATAGTGTTTCGTTGCGGGGAGGGGGttcataaaaagtagaaaagctGCATTACAGCAGTGAGTCGTTTGTACTACAATTCCTCCCCTGCGAATCAACGCTATCGCTAGGCACAGTACCTTGACGGTCTTCCGTGCCTGGGGGGTCCTCACACAGCAGTTCGCTGTCTTTCTCCTGCCCCAGGTGACATCCACTGTGCTCCCCAGCATAGTCGCTTCTGCTGTTACTGTTGTTGGAGTAGCCATTCCCATAGGCCTTCAGGGAAGACCTGCGCAGGCACAGAAGCTCCTGGAAGGCAATCCTGAAGTCAGGGCTCCGGCAGTAGATAAGGGGATTGAAAGCAGAGTTGACGTAGCCCACCCAGTTTAGGAGGATGTAAACTTCCTTAGGGATGAGGTTATCCTGGATCACATGCACTATGTTGACGATGAAGAAGGGCAGCCAGCACAGGGTGAAAGTGCCCATGATGATGCCCAGAGTTTTGAGGGCCTTGTGTTCCTTCAAGCAGAACTTGGAGGACCTCCGATGTCCGTGCCCGCTCCGCCCATCCTGCTCCACTTGGCTGAGGTTTTGGGCATGGAAGCGGCCCTCCGATCTGTCGATCTTCTGGAGCTGCCTCTGGGCCACCTGGAAGACCCTGGAGTAGACGAAGACCATGACCACCAGGGGTAGGTAGAAGGACACGATGGAGGAGGCAATGGCATAGGCTTGGTTCGTGAAGAAGTCACAGCACGTCTCCTTGGCGTAGCAGTTGATGGCTTCCTGGTGGGTGGCCCGGTACCAGTGCATCTGGATGGGCAAGAAGGAGGTGAGGCCGGACACGATCCACACCATCAGAATGACCACCCGGGCCTTATTCTTGGTCAGCAGGCTCTGGTACTTGAAGGGCGAGGTGATGGCAAAGTAGCGGTCCACCGCGATCACGCACAGGGTCTCGATGCTGGCCGTGACGCACAATACGTCAATGGAAGTCCAAAACTCACACCAGAAGTTGCCGAAGGTCCACATTTTCATGAGGATGTGGCTGGCCCCAAAGGGCACCACCGCCAGGCCCATGACCAGGTCAGCACAGGCCAGGGAGGTGATGAAGTAGTTGGTGACCGTCTGCAGACGCTCGAACCTGGCGATGGCCGTGATGACCAGCACGTTCCCGAACACGATGGCCAGGACGATGAGCGACATGACGATGCCCATGCCCACCACCCACGCCTCGCTCCGCTCCTGCGAGTCTCCCTGGTCCGGCGCGTGGCTCCCGTTGGGCGCCAGCAAGAAGACGCTGCGGTTCGCGGGCTGGCCCATGGCGCGCGGGCCGGCAGGTGAGCGCACGGGCGCCTCAGCGGGCGGACCTCGGGGGCGGCGCCGCGGGCAGCGAGCGGGCGCCGGGAAGCCGCATCCAGCTCGCGGGGTGCT
This genomic stretch from Canis lupus familiaris isolate Mischka breed German Shepherd chromosome 4, alternate assembly UU_Cfam_GSD_1.0, whole genome shotgun sequence harbors:
- the ADRB2 gene encoding beta-2 adrenergic receptor, whose translation is MGQPANRSVFLLAPNGSHAPDQGDSQERSEAWVVGMGIVMSLIVLAIVFGNVLVITAIARFERLQTVTNYFITSLACADLVMGLAVVPFGASHILMKMWTFGNFWCEFWTSIDVLCVTASIETLCVIAVDRYFAITSPFKYQSLLTKNKARVVILMVWIVSGLTSFLPIQMHWYRATHQEAINCYAKETCCDFFTNQAYAIASSIVSFYLPLVVMVFVYSRVFQVAQRQLQKIDRSEGRFHAQNLSQVEQDGRSGHGHRRSSKFCLKEHKALKTLGIIMGTFTLCWLPFFIVNIVHVIQDNLIPKEVYILLNWVGYVNSAFNPLIYCRSPDFRIAFQELLCLRRSSLKAYGNGYSNNSNSRSDYAGEHSGCHLGQEKDSELLCEDPPGTEDRQGTVPSDSVDSQGRNCSTNDSLL